From a single Phorcysia thermohydrogeniphila genomic region:
- the trmD gene encoding tRNA (guanosine(37)-N1)-methyltransferase TrmD, translated as MRIDVLTVLPGLFDCFLSEGIIGKAVQSGKVEVNVVNIRDFALDKHKVVDDVPYGGGPGMVLKPEPIFRAYEELTKEGEKPYVILTEPWGETFNQDMALEFSKKERLLIICGRYEGVDERVKALVDREVSIGDYVLTGGELPAMVIMDAVIRLLPGVLGNEESLKADSFMDRGLLGYPNYTRPAEFRGMKVPEVLLSGHHKKIELWRKEQSLRKTLKRKPEVIERLKKEGMLTKEELRILEKIEREMEGGKES; from the coding sequence ATGAGGATAGACGTCCTAACCGTTCTTCCCGGCCTTTTTGACTGCTTTTTAAGTGAAGGAATAATAGGGAAGGCCGTTCAGTCTGGGAAGGTTGAGGTAAACGTTGTAAACATTCGGGACTTTGCTCTGGATAAACACAAGGTTGTTGACGACGTCCCTTACGGTGGCGGCCCCGGAATGGTTTTAAAGCCTGAGCCGATATTTCGTGCCTACGAGGAGCTTACGAAGGAGGGAGAAAAGCCTTACGTCATTCTTACAGAGCCTTGGGGGGAAACCTTTAACCAAGATATGGCTTTGGAGTTCTCTAAGAAGGAGCGCCTCCTGATAATATGTGGAAGGTATGAGGGGGTTGATGAGAGGGTAAAGGCCCTTGTTGATAGGGAGGTTTCAATCGGAGATTACGTTCTGACCGGTGGGGAGCTCCCCGCAATGGTAATTATGGATGCCGTTATAAGGCTTTTGCCGGGGGTTCTGGGGAATGAGGAGAGTTTAAAGGCAGACTCCTTTATGGACAGGGGGCTCTTGGGGTATCCCAACTACACCCGTCCGGCAGAGTTTAGGGGGATGAAAGTTCCGGAGGTTCTCCTCTCTGGACACCACAAAAAGATAGAGCTCTGGAGGAAGGAGCAGTCCTTGAGGAAAACCTTAAAGAGGAAACCTGAAGTTATTGAAAGGTTGAAGAAGGAAGGAATGTTAACTAAGGAGGAGCTTAGGATACTTGAGAAAATAGAGAGGGAGATGGAAGGTGGAAAGGAGAGTTGA
- a CDS encoding FmdB family zinc ribbon protein produces MPIYEFKCNECGKEFEKFVLSYSQIGSVKCPECNSEKVTKKVSACAVGGSDSGTTGSACTAFG; encoded by the coding sequence ATGCCAATTTATGAATTCAAGTGTAACGAGTGTGGAAAGGAGTTTGAAAAGTTCGTCCTCTCCTATTCACAGATTGGTAGCGTAAAGTGTCCAGAGTGTAACTCCGAGAAGGTTACAAAGAAGGTATCTGCCTGTGCAGTTGGAGGAAGTGACTCCGGAACAACGGGAAGCGCCTGCACAGCTTTTGGCTGA
- the pheA gene encoding prephenate dehydratase, translating to MKSLSELREEIDRIDREILALLNRRARLAQEVGEIKKKKGLPFYVPGREAKILSKLEEINQGPLPPESIRAIFREIISACRALEEPTKVAFLGPQATFTHLAALKHFGTSSDLRPMDSIQEVFDEVEKGRVDYGVVPIENSIEGIVNYTIDMFLDTDLKISGEIFVSVNLHLMSKEAELSKVKKVYSHRHAIAQARKWLSENLPKIEVEEVSSTAKAAELASREPGTAAIASEAAALLYDLNILAKNIQELSKNFTRFLVIGKTDSEFPSGRDKTSVMFSTKHVAGALFKALQPFAVYDVNLSKIESRPTKKKPWEYVFFVDIEGHRKEDRVAKALEELKETCSFFKILGSYPAGFKE from the coding sequence ATGAAAAGCCTTTCAGAACTCAGAGAGGAGATAGACCGTATAGATAGGGAAATCCTTGCCCTTTTAAACAGGAGAGCCCGTCTTGCTCAGGAAGTAGGCGAGATAAAGAAGAAGAAAGGGCTTCCATTTTACGTTCCCGGCAGGGAGGCAAAAATTCTCTCTAAGCTTGAGGAGATTAATCAAGGGCCTCTCCCTCCAGAGAGTATCAGGGCTATTTTCAGGGAGATAATTTCTGCATGTAGAGCTCTTGAAGAGCCCACAAAAGTGGCCTTCCTTGGTCCTCAGGCGACGTTTACCCACCTTGCAGCCCTAAAACACTTTGGAACTTCCTCAGACCTTCGTCCTATGGATTCAATTCAGGAGGTCTTTGACGAGGTAGAGAAGGGAAGGGTAGACTACGGCGTTGTTCCCATTGAGAACTCCATAGAGGGAATAGTTAACTACACGATAGATATGTTCCTTGATACAGACCTGAAGATAAGCGGAGAGATATTCGTGTCGGTTAACCTCCACCTTATGAGTAAGGAGGCAGAGCTCTCCAAGGTAAAAAAGGTTTACTCCCACCGCCACGCAATAGCTCAGGCAAGGAAGTGGCTCTCTGAGAACCTTCCAAAGATTGAGGTGGAGGAGGTTTCAAGCACGGCCAAGGCAGCAGAGCTTGCAAGCAGAGAGCCCGGAACGGCAGCGATAGCCAGCGAGGCAGCGGCGCTTCTTTACGACTTAAACATCTTGGCCAAAAACATTCAGGAGCTCTCCAAGAACTTCACCCGTTTCCTCGTCATAGGTAAGACCGACTCTGAGTTTCCTTCGGGAAGGGACAAGACCTCTGTGATGTTTAGCACCAAGCACGTGGCTGGAGCTCTCTTTAAAGCCCTTCAACCCTTTGCCGTTTATGATGTTAACCTTTCTAAGATTGAGTCACGTCCAACGAAGAAGAAGCCTTGGGAGTACGTCTTTTTCGTTGACATTGAGGGGCACAGGAAAGAAGATAGAGTTGCCAAGGCCCTTGAGGAGCTAAAGGAAACGTGCAGTTTCTTCAAGATACTCGGCTCTTACCCTGCAGGCTTTAAGGAATAA
- the rimM gene encoding ribosome maturation factor RimM (Essential for efficient processing of 16S rRNA) has translation MEKKRKRSIKAILERRQRKAFDHKDEVMIGKIVGVHGIRGEVKVKSESDVFERQIKVLDTVPIYRGTKREELQLESMRHHKGLYIIKFKGLDDRTEAEERIGGEIWIDKNKQIELGEGEFYFLDLIGCEVFTEDGRKVGVLKGILEQPASHILEVEKEDGKEVLIPFINQFVKEVDVKNKKIVVSLIEGMEE, from the coding sequence ATGGAAAAAAAGAGGAAGAGGAGCATAAAGGCTATACTTGAGAGGCGTCAGAGGAAGGCCTTTGACCATAAAGATGAGGTTATGATAGGTAAAATCGTCGGCGTTCACGGGATTAGGGGAGAGGTGAAGGTTAAGTCTGAGTCCGACGTTTTTGAGAGGCAAATCAAGGTTCTTGATACCGTTCCCATTTACAGGGGAACGAAGAGGGAAGAGTTACAGCTTGAGTCTATGAGACACCACAAAGGGCTCTACATAATCAAGTTTAAGGGTCTTGACGATAGGACTGAGGCAGAAGAGAGAATCGGCGGGGAAATATGGATAGATAAAAACAAGCAGATTGAGCTCGGTGAGGGAGAGTTCTATTTCCTTGACCTTATCGGCTGTGAGGTCTTTACCGAGGACGGAAGGAAGGTAGGAGTTTTAAAAGGTATCTTGGAACAGCCTGCAAGCCACATCCTTGAAGTTGAAAAGGAGGACGGAAAGGAAGTTCTGATTCCCTTCATAAACCAGTTTGTAAAGGAAGTTGACGTTAAGAACAAGAAGATAGTCGTTTCACTCATTGAAGGAATGGAAGAATGA